A section of the Hevea brasiliensis isolate MT/VB/25A 57/8 chromosome 17, ASM3005281v1, whole genome shotgun sequence genome encodes:
- the LOC110641730 gene encoding zinc finger BED domain-containing protein DAYSLEEPER produces the protein MATLEENNALVMVTPEAQPNKRRKKKSMVWEFFTIETVSPGCRRACCKQCKQSFAYSTGSKVAGTSHLKRHIAKGTCPALIRNQGNQFMPYTPGSGNGTASDTPKRRHRSPSSPYISFDADRCRHEIAKMIIMHDYPLHMVEHGGFVTFVQNLQPRFGMVSFNTVQGDCVATYLREKQNVMKFIEGMPGHVCLTLDMWTSSQSLGYVFVTGHFIDSDWKPHRRILNVVMEPYPDSDTALSHSVACCLSDWSLEGKLFSVTYNRPVGESGLENLRSLLCIKNPLILNGQLLIGNCIARTLSSIAKDVLWAGRDVVKKIRDSVKYVKTSESHEEKFVELKEQLQVPSERSLSLDDQSQWNTTYLMLVAASELKEVFSCLDTSDPDYKDAPSMEHWRRVETICACLRPLRDAANILTSTNSPTAITFFQEVWRIHNDLARAVASEDPLLSGFTKAMQEKISKYWKDCSLVLAIAVVMDPRFKMKLVEFSFSKLYGEDAPTYTKIVDDGIHELFLEYVALPLPLTPTYADEGNSDNNVRTEDHQGALLSDNGLTDFDMYIMETTGQQMKSELDQYLEESLLPRVHEFDVLSWWKLNKLKYPTLSKMARDILTIPVSTAAPDSVFDTVNKELDQYRSSLRPETVEALVCAKDWLQYGSVEVSNGLVKMEF, from the coding sequence ATGGCAACACTTGAAGAGAACAATGCTCTGGTAATGGTTACTCCAGAGGCACAACCTAACAAGCGGAGGAAAAAGAAGTCCATGGTCTGGGAATTCTTTACAATAGAAACAGTAAGTCCTGGATGTAGAAGAGCATGCTGTAAGCAGTGCAAGCAAAGTTTTGCTTATAGCACAGGTTCCAAAGTAGCTGGCACCAGCCATCTCAAACGTCACATTGCCAAGGGAACCTGCCCAGCACTAATACGCAATCAAGGGAATCAATTCATGCCATACACCCCAGGGAGTGGAAATGGCACTGCATCTGATACACCTAAACGTCGCCACCGATCTCCTAGCTCACCCTACATTTCATTTGATGCAGACCGTTGTCGTCATGAAATTGCTAAGATGATCATCATGCATGACTACCCACTTCACATGGTTGAACATGGTGGGTTCGTAACTTTTGTTCAAAATCTTCAGCCCCGATTTGGCATGGTGAGCTTCAATACTGTCCAAGGGGATTGTGTTGCAACTTACTTGAGGGAAAAGCAGAATGTAATGAAGTTTATTGAAGGAATGCCTGGACATGTTTGTCTTACATTGGACATGTGGACATCAAGTCAAAGTTTAGGGTATGTTTTTGTAACTGGACACTTCATTGATAGTGATTGGAAGCCACATAGGCGGATTCTCAATGTTGTGATGGAACCATATCCTGATTCAGATACTGCTCTCAGCCATTCTGTTGCTTGTTGCCTTTCTGATTGGAGTTTGGAAGGCAAGCTATTTTCTGTTACATACAATCGTCCAGTGGGTGAATCTGGCCTTGAAAATCTTAGATCTCTGCTTTGCATAAAAAATCCCCTTattcttaatggtcaattattgattgGGAATTGCATTGCACGTACTCTAAGCAGCATTGCAAAGGATGTGCTATGGGCTGGGAGGGATGTTGTTAAGAAAATCAGAGACAGTGTAAAGTATGTGAAGACTTCAGAATCCCATGAGGAAAAGTTTGTTGAGCTTAAGGAACAACTTCAAGTGCCCAGTGAAAGAAGTCTATCTCTAGATGATCAATCTCAATGGAACACAACATATCTGATGCTGGTGGCTGCATCTGAGCTGAAAGAAGTATTTTCTTGCTTGGATACATCTGATCCTGATTACAAAGATGCCCCATCCATGGAACACTGGAGGCGGGTTGAGACTATATGTGCTTGCTTGAGACCTCTTCGTGATGCAGCCAACATCCTTACCTCCACAAATAGCCCAACTGCGATTACATTCTTCCAAGAAGTATGGAGGATCCATAATGATCTGGCTCGTGCTGTTGCAAGTGAGGATCCCCTTCTCAGTGGTTTTACCAAAGCAATGCAAGAAAAGATCAGCAAATATTGGAAGGATTGCAGCCTGGTTTTGGCAATTGCTGTAGTCATGGATCCCCGCTTCAAAATGAAGCTCGTGGAATTCAGTTTTTCAAAACTTTATGGCGAAGATGCACCCACATATACCAAGATTGTTGATGATGGGATCCATGAGCTCTTTCTTGAATATGTGGCCCTTCCTTTGCCTCTAACTCCGACTTATGCTGATGAAGGAAATAGTGATAACAACGTGAGGACAGAGGACCACCAGGGAGCTCTCCTGTCAGACAATGGACTCACAGATTTTGATATGTACATCATGGAGACTACTGGCCAGCAGATGAAGTCAGAACTGGATCAGTACTTGGAAGAGTCATTGTTGCCCCGTGTGCACGAGTTTGATGTGTTAAGTTGGTGGAAACTGAACAAGTTGAAATACCCAACTCTTTCAAAGATGGCTCGAGATATTTTAACTATTCCAGTATCGACAGCTGCTCCAGACTCTGTATTTGATACTGTGAACAAAGAGCTGGATCAGTACCGTAGTTCTCTGCGACCGGAGACAGTAGAAGCGCTGGTGTGTGCCAAGGACTGGCTTCAGTATGGATCTGTTGAAGTTTCAAATGGACTTGTGAAAATGGAGTTTTAG